The genome window GAGCAGAAGTTGAAGGGtacaatttcattattaagAGAAGAAGCCTATCAATGGTGTCAGTCCATTACGATAGGTACTCAGGCTGAGTGTCTTACTTAGGAGTACTTCCAAGGTATTTTCCAAAAGAAGTATGTGGGCACGAGATATGTGGAGGCCTACATGTTTGATTCATTGAGCTTAAGCAATGAGATATGACTGTGGCTGAGAACGAGGCCAAGTTTCTAAGGCTTAGCAGGTATGCACAGGGCATTGTTGCTACTGAGTAAGATAAGAGCCTGAAGTTTGAGGGTGGGCTAAGGTATGACCTGAAGATTTAGGTAGCACTGCATCAAGAGAGGGTTTTTGAGGCTTTGGTCAAGAAGACCAAGATTGTGGAGGAGATTAAGTACCTGGAGCGcgaaaagtaaaataagaatAAGGTTCCAGTTAAGAGAGGTTCTGGTCTTACTGGCTCAATTTCTCGTTCCATGAAATGGGATAGAGAAGGCAGACTAGAACAGAATAATGCAAAAACAGGTACCAGAGGTAGGATTCCTAATTGTGCATGCAGTAGTAAGCAACATCCAGTAAGTGTTAGAGGAAGATGGGTGCTTGTGTGAGGTGTGGGTCTACTAAGCATCGTATTAAGGAATGTCCTCATCGGGGTGATCAGATGCAAACTCCAACTCAGAATCAAAATTAGAATCGGAGAATTGAAAAATTACCTTCGAGAGGTCGAGGTTAGATTAAGGCTGGTAATAATGGATAGGGTTAGTGAGTACCGGGTTAAGGTACGAATAGGACTGAGGTTAGGCAACTGGCTTTGGTTTATGCTACTAGGTGCAAAGAGGATCGAGGTACAGCTGATGTCATCACAAATACTTTTGCAGTTAATTCTATATAGTACTTTTCCTTGATTGACATTGGTTCTACCCATTCTATGTTGCTTGTAAGATTGCTGATAAACCGGGAATTAGGGTAGAAGAAATTGTTAGTGATGTAATTGTAGTCAGTCCATTATTACAATTTGtgattgtaaataaaatatataagagatGTTTGTTGGTGGTTCAAGGTGAAGTATTTCCAGCAGACCTGATGGAGTTGCCTTTTGGAGAATTTGACTTAATTCTAGGGATGGATTAATTGGTTGAACACCAAGTCAGTGTAAATTGTGTTGTTAAGAGAGTGACTCTAAAGATAGGTGATGGAAAAGAGATTGTGATGGTTGGTGAGCGTAGAGATTACTTGGCTAATGTGATCTCCGCTATGGTAGCAGAAAAATTGGTTCGAAAAAGGTGTGAGGCATATCTGGCCTATGTTTTGGATGTTTGCACTGTTGGGAAATATgctcatattgtagtaaacatgtaactattttccatttttttgaacgatgaataaataaataaagttaatttctcatttcactattatgttttttgtatttatgtcttttatattttgcatgcatagtgaaattgtgacaagcaaatattagttcattgattgtcgaaatttcaaaccaaagataagtgacattgtaaataacatttacattacaaaaaagacaacttacttcagtagataaccTAAATGAAtccgtaatcccgtaaaagaatcaaagtgagcatttgattcaaatactaagaaggattattatgttgtttataATTCCAATTAGAGAGATGACTaatcttggctatcggagcagttggctccatgagtagagacatagatgtattcattggtagaatgatacattggactagacccaagatgaattaattatgaattcttttatggattaattcacttgtgatgttcatggtgtgatttgcctaaatcctgagttagtcactgaccatgcgtatgcaactcatgtgctttgacaTAAGTGGAGgtttatgctctaaagatgatcgagcccatagccagtaagttgggtacatgacttgtgtatgacatggctttactagcaatagtagaattcataactcaattaaagagttaatgatatcttCTCGTTGGTATTGTgtagattgataaatatggaacgtggccacgggttTCTTGTTCTCGAACAATcaatttatcatagtcatttgttgatagtgatcatattaatcattaagaagacacaatgctgacaataagataaaatatgattgtattgagtgaatagatttaactcaaaagaatcaagtatatcatatgagggtaacacacacatgacgaggtcattggacaatgtaattggatgaattgctttcgtaaagagtatacaataaggagttttcaatcatggtacttcttgtggattgactccatgattaagtactTGCAAATTATCAGAACAATGCTTTtgaacataattgcaatcattagagcctaattgtatatgtctgattggtccctccgctagctcaacaaaagcttgatCGGATTGCAtttaaattagaagaaaattttaggactttgaaaataatttaattaagtcaatttattcgatgtggaagtAAACTAGGTGgttgtaagaattgttcaactagagaatttgattaaaaatttcttgaaaaattaatttggaaaatctaagtgatttttgaaaaaaattaattttgatcaagtaaaattaaattaatcaaattaattaaaattaatatgatatttttggaagttaattttcaagtcagataattggcccaatgggtaattgaactttaaaattgGGCCTAGGAGCCCAAAaccgagaccaagacccaaaaactagtCGAACCAAGCCCGGTATATGAAACCGGGCCGACGGCCCAACTAGTGGCTAGACCGGATCAGTTGGGTCATCATTGACCCGGACCGAATCGGCAGCAGTCGAACCGGCTCGGGGTGTCATAAGGGTGTCGCACATTCATCATCGGACACGACGATGCCGGTGGCTGCGACGACGACGTCCTAGTGGCCGGCGACGGTTGGTCATTagtggttgagtagtggaagagttacGCTCCTACTGGAATTCTACcagataatttgattttagattaattattccaaaaataatattaaatttaatttaatacttatcttaatagtattttattaatttaataataatgtgattatcttaatattaaattaaattaaatatttatcttgtagataaacattttattattttaataagatttaatattaaatttaatctaatattgatcaagataaatattatattagtttaatattaaagtaattaagtttaattatagttgaactctctaaactttccctatataaagagagtcttgggtcattattacacacacttgaatacaaaagaaagttgtagagagaaaattctttaaagagattattccaaagaatttctagagatatttatctgatttacaacttgacccaaaagtttagaaaaattgcaaaattactcCACTGATAATTTTTGCCAAATTTTCTCTAATTCGAAGTGAGCCCACACTCggtagacgtgagcttgaggatagtggagaagacaACTCGgtcgaagcgctcatcctagacAAATCGAAAAGGTATagttttgattaagtgtttattactttagatatcacaaccaagatcttgttttggaaaattttttaaaactctggtatttccttaaatttattttcttctccGTTTTCCAAACTCGTTTTTCCAACATGTACAAGTGGTACAGTTGTAGacaatatttgaattgtgaaggAGTTTCCAAATGTTTTTCCAGATGAACTACCTAGGTTACCTCCTGATTGTGAGGTTGAATTTGGGATTGACTTGTCAATTGGAACTGCATCGGAGTCCATTGCTCTCTATCGTATGACACCTAAAGAGCTTAGGGAACTTAAGGTTCAACTTTAAGAGCTTTTGGATAGAGGGTTCATTAGACCAAATTTCGTAAATATTGCATatgtgttgttattattattagtttcaaatcttacgtttcattatttattatatgctATTTTTTAAACACACACTTGTGTCCTAAAGATGTGGTTTTCACACGTATATGCGTGTAATGGAATTTTTATATTAGTAATGTTGTTAAtcgagttggtgtcacaagtcaacttGAAACTAACTCGCAATTGATGACAATgcaatgataaataattgtagtgCATTTAGTATTGTTAATGTGATGTATTTATGTTGTTAATTCATTGTGTTTTTgtgattaattagtttcaaaccatagTTCCAttgtttattgtatgttatttttaaatacatatttgtgttTTATATCTATGGTTTCCAGACGCTACGCGTGTGATAAGATTTCTAGTTTATTAATAATGTTggtaattgagttggtgtcataagTCAACTCAACACTAACTCACAATTAATGACAACactatgataaataattgtaatgcatttagtattgttaatctaatgtatttaagttgttattttcatgtgttattgtgattaattagCTTAAAACCATAGCTTAAAACCATATGTTTCATTGTGCATTGTATgctatttttaaacatatatctCGTGTCTCAATTTCATGGTTACCACACGCATACGTGTGTCATAGAATTtcttatagataatgttacttgtTGTGTTGGTGTCACAACTTAACTCGATATTtaattcttgaaaatagaagtttaatattaaattttcttttcactaacttgataatattttgacatgttatagaaaaaatgataatatcatGATAAACAATTAGAGTGCATTCAATAGTCTTAATATAAAGTATTTAcctatttcaattttcttttactcataacataaactatttttttattttgattctatACATATTGCatgttttgttattattagtAGTTTTAAAccttatatttcattatttattatatgttattttttgaacacatacctgtaacacccctcgtCCGACTCGATTGTCGAGTTTGGGCTACAAGACGCTATAGACATTGTCGGAGcaactattttcaaataaatcataaataaatcaataaaaaattcaaacatatcataaaCACATTCCTATTATAATACACAATTAAATTTGAGCCTTAATCGAACTTACGAAAGCTTTTTTGTTAACCCGAGCacaaaataggaccaaattgtaaaattttgaaaatttaagacTGACATCGTGACATCACCTCCTCCACCTCATGACATTGCCAAACAGTTGATCACATCATGACCTAAGGCCACTCATCGTCGTGAGGTGACACACTGTCGACCGACGTTGCGACGAGGAAGATTGCTTGTCAGGACGTGgactttgtttttaataaaatttaagccatttggtacctatttcaatACAACCAAACCATTTATACAATTGGAGCATATTTTCACACTTGTACTTGCATAAAATCAATCCAAACTCATACCATACATTGCAAATAaccatttccaaaattaacTAATCCAATATGCCTCAATTTGGCatcaaatcatttcaattcaattatacaagTTCAACCTAAGAACCATACAATTAGTCATTTCATACCATCATTTAACCATGCTATAATatcccaaaatagggcctaggagtttgAGGACTGGCAAACAAGTGTATGCCATTAGGTCTGGCGAGTAGGTGTATGCCAGCAGGTCTGGCAAGCTGGTGTTTGCCAGTGGATTTGGCAAACTATGATCGCCAGTGGGCTTGGCGAAGTAGGGATTGCCAGAGGGCCTGGCTAACTGCATGTAATTAACCGCGTTGGAAAGTATAATTAGGTGCTTAAGTTACACTTGgtgttattataattaattaattttaaataactatCCATAATCCCTCTCCAACCATTGAATATGAGAATAATGTGTTTTCACACACTTAAACTCATGTTTTCTTGCATTTACAACAACACCgatgttaataaaattaaaactcaatcgactaatatgtatatatatttaaatatatatatgttgtgtTTTAAATCTATAATACCACGTATATACCGATGTGATAAGGATTTTAAGGAAGAATTAAACAGCACGATAAAGGTGTTGCATTTAATAATTGGTTTTCAAAACGCATCCGTAAAATTTGgtgaaaatgtaatttcattGCTGCTGACTTAATGAGACGAAAAAGAATGGCAAATAATGAGGGAAAGTTAGGAGAGGTGTAATCAACGCCACGCAGCGGACCAATGCGTAATTGAATCGAATATTCATACTCTCTTCCTTCCCTTTCTTCTACCTCCAATTCATATCTTGCTCTGCAAATCctcagttttaaaaatttttctgaGATTCAAAGGCAAACACAAATCATAATTCGGAAGGCAGAGAAAGGAGAAGGGAAACCATGATAACGCGATCGAATTTAGCAGAGCAATTGAGAGAGTATCAGCTTCGATCTAAGCACGATTGGGCTTCCGTTTCGTTTTTCTCATCCACGTCTAATCTATCATCTTACAGGTATATTCCATGATTTCCTTCCTCCGCATTTTGTTTTTCCAATGTAAGGTTGAAAACAACATCTTCGTGCTTAACTTGCTGGTTGTGAAATGTTTTTCGTTTGAGCTTTGATCGAAACGTTACAGATTTACCAAGATAAGCTAGGTTTTTTTTATAGGGTAATTAGGTTTCGTTTCTTTATGGatttcattttctcaatttattgaTACATGTATTTAGATGTTAGAACGGGGAAAAAAAATCTTGAAAGATTCTCAATTCATTGCATTATCGTTTTCAAAATGTAGATGAAACTTTAGGTGGTCAAAGAAAGCGAAACTGACTCTGGACTTTCATAAACTGCTATTGAGTCCTTATGATGAGCATTACCttaaaaaggaaatataaaagaatgttTAATATTCATCTCAAATAGATACTTAACTGCTGAAAGAAGCTTGCCGCAGGGTTGGGGGTAGGTTTTGATAGATTCCTTCTAAGGGCTTTTCATGTAGTTGATTTCTGGAAATTTGTGGTTCAGATGAGTAGGTCTTTTGGTTAATGCTGTGTACCAAAAATTTAAGCTTAATTGATTATACTGCTATTATCCTGCTAGCCCTTGCTTTTCCGCATATGGTTTTCCATATTCCATGCACTGAATCAGTGAATTGGATGGTTGGTGTGTACATTAACTGTATAAGAGCAGAATGCTCTGGTGATTTACAGATTGTTTGGTGTGGCCAGATGCCCAGATAATTGCACTTAGCCTAGGATTCCTTTCCATTCATGTACTAGTTCAGATTGAGAAGTCTAAGTTCCAGAAGTTGAAAAATGTAAAGCTTTGATATGTTTGTACTTTGGCCTAGTTCCAACAAGTTTTGACTGACATGTCTGTAAGGTTATGATTTAGACAAATTACATGACACAGGAGATTCCAACTTTTTATTGGGGAAAATAGATTAGAGAACGTGACATCTAGAATGCCGGTATTTTTATTTGGATCCACTAATTTTGTCTTCATTTTGCTATCTATTTTCTGTCTCAGCAATGACCAATTCTAATAGTTGTGCTGTCCTTTCTGTTTTCTGGGTGCAGGGTGGATGTTATGTTCTTTGTGATATGGGAACTTGTCATTTTAGCTTTCCTGGTTTTTTCAGCTGTTTCTTTGTATTTTGGGCATATGCAGCTTGCCTTTATCCTAGTATGCATCACAATGCTATTGCTTCTCTGCATGAAAATCACAAAGCAAGTAAAGTTggcaaggaaaaagaaaagaaggatgCTTCTTCCATTATCTATTTAGAGCTACTTGAAGCTTGGATTAGTTTAAAAGGAACCAAATTTTGTGGTgcaaatttgagatttattgaTCATTGCATTAGGACCACACATGCACTggtctattttaaatattttattgtggCTGAAGCTAGCTGAAGAAGGAATATGAATAGGATCACCTCGAAACATGGTTTACCACGGTGAACCTGATGATTGGAAATTGAAAGTTGGGATGTTCTACTTCTACACACAGCAGTTAGTTTGAAGGTATGTTTCCTTCTGACTACCTTTATGCTATTAATGCAAGGGTctgaaaaattatattgtaattttaatccAAGTGGGAATATATTGAACAATATTTGCTTCATTTAGTAGTTCTTTTGTCATTTAGTTAAAGACATCAGAGGATAGAGATGGATGGCTTGAGTGATTGAAACATATTTTTCTTCTATTATGTACCCATACACTAGTTGATTTGCAACAGATCAAATACCATACAGGATTTCAAGTTTTCCCTGTTGATGGAAGAGTTAAATCTCTTGTATATTTTGGCTTATTTGATGTCATTATAGGTTTTCACAAGATAAAAAATATGCTACTAAGTTGTGGCAAACAAAGAACAGGGATTATAATGATTTGGGGGATTTAAAGAAGTGATTGTCATGGTTTTTTCATACACTCAAGACAGGAATAGATGGACCAAGGAGGAGGAGGATGGTAATGCCATGTCgaagatattaaaattatgcaattcaatttaaaatctgCAAAAGATTTGAacatcttcaaatttttcacaaCACAGCAGAAGCTTTTGATTCAAGTTataccaaataaaattttccctttCATATCTCAATGCTTATTAAAGGCttatatgtaataaaaaaaaaaaaaaaaaccttttaagaaaatgcaaaaaaatcaattaggCTTTTGTATTAAATTCACATCCAATTGAATCCTTAtctgttaattaaaataatcgaTTAATCCCTTCATTAACTGAAATTTATGGTTGATTACCACTAAAGTAAATTCATGAATTAATCGGTGACATGACTAATCATTTGGTGACATATGAtagttttttgtttaatttaatattttcttataaaatattaaaaattaaaaataaaaagtataaaaagtattaaatattaaaaatattaaaattgatataaaattataaaaattattaaaaatgataaaaacttaaaaatattagaaaaatatataaaaatctaataaattataaaaattataaaattaataaagcatatttaaaatatttaaaattttataaaacgtataaaaattctttaaaacttataaaaatcataaaattataaaaaattaaatattataaatgttattaaatattaaatttgatataaacttataaaattattaaccagatcataaaacttataaatattgtaaaaatataaaaatctaataaattatttataaaatttataaaatatatttaaaattttataaaaacctgtaaaatataaaaaattataaaaattcatttaaactcCTAAAATTATAATGAACACATGAAATCACACCATCGTTGAATAATGAGAATAATCATTATATGGTTAGGATTATTTTaatgttgaataaaatattctcaatattccaaaaataaaatgataattgtGGGACCCTCtcctttttattgataaattattattttaaaatgtttatctCCAATTTCTTAAACACAGTACAGTATGGTAGTTTGGAcattgaaaagttgaaaattgtttgctaaatattgtatgatataatatatttttggtgaaGTTAGATActatcaaaccaaaatttcattacCCAACTATTAGCATATGTCAGTATGAAATATTTTGACCAAGGTTCAGAACCAGATTGATGGTCGAACCGGTTAGGCCATTAGTTTGCCAATTCAATCAGTCCatccaattcaattaaataaaacattaaagtatttaaaaaataaaaaaattcgagtaagttacattaataaattatggGTAAGTTACATTATTaatcacccaactattagtatatttcttttttggtcacttaactattagtaaatttttttggtcagcaaactatgaaaagttacaaaacggtcactcaactataaattttattttttttggtcatCAACGATGACAGCTTTTAAAATTGCCATAATAGCAGTTAACCCTCAGCATTTGcacattgtgtcaatttagtcttaattctaaaaaatctaatccttaacatttacaca of Gossypium raimondii isolate GPD5lz chromosome 3, ASM2569854v1, whole genome shotgun sequence contains these proteins:
- the LOC105793841 gene encoding uncharacterized protein LOC105793841, translated to MITRSNLAEQLREYQLRSKHDWASVSFFSSTSNLSSYRVDVMFFVIWELVILAFLVFSAVSLYFGHMQLAFILVCITMLLLLCMKITKQVKLARKKKRRMLLPLSI